The Paenibacillus sp. FSL R7-0204 genome includes a region encoding these proteins:
- a CDS encoding ThuA domain-containing protein: MDKRKCLLLGDYTHPRFHPLQGVDKQVSEILNELLTVQCSENKKLMLSEHLSGYDLCIAYNELWNETVSPQQTAGLLSYVSGGGGLIVLHTGVSLAKRYELAQLIGARFTGHPAYTPLQFKVQEHDITEGIEDFQLDEEPYRFEFDPFTEKQILLEYEADGEMLPAAWCHSYGLGRVVYLMPGHHEPSFRHPAIRQLILRAATWAARIPR, translated from the coding sequence ATGGATAAGAGAAAATGCCTGTTGTTAGGCGATTACACACACCCCCGGTTTCACCCGTTGCAAGGTGTGGACAAGCAGGTCAGTGAAATTCTGAATGAGCTTCTGACTGTGCAATGCTCGGAGAACAAGAAGCTGATGCTGAGCGAGCATTTGTCCGGATATGATCTGTGCATCGCATATAATGAATTGTGGAATGAAACCGTATCTCCGCAGCAGACGGCAGGTCTGCTGAGCTATGTCAGCGGAGGAGGCGGTCTGATTGTCTTGCACACCGGGGTATCCCTGGCGAAGCGTTATGAGCTGGCCCAGCTGATCGGTGCCAGATTCACCGGCCACCCGGCCTATACTCCGCTTCAGTTCAAGGTGCAGGAGCATGATATTACCGAAGGCATCGAAGACTTCCAGCTCGATGAAGAGCCGTACCGGTTCGAGTTCGATCCGTTCACCGAGAAGCAGATTCTGCTCGAATACGAAGCGGACGGGGAGATGCTGCCTGCGGCCTGGTGCCACAGCTATGGCCTGGGACGGGTAGTCTATTTGATGCCCGGCCATCATGAGCCTTCGTTCCGGCATCCGGCGATCCGTCAGCTGATTCTGCGGGCAGCCACCTGGGCGGCGCGTATCCCCAGATAA
- a CDS encoding phasin family protein: MSDLLKKAISLGVGLTIVSKEKVEKVVDELVKRGELAPSESKALVERLVERGDEERGVFKSAVQEQVQRVLKELKVPVQEDITRLESRIAQLEGRVAELEGRVAELEGKSPQETTVPEQRTE, encoded by the coding sequence ATGAGTGATCTGTTGAAGAAAGCTATCTCATTAGGCGTAGGCCTCACCATTGTCAGCAAGGAAAAGGTTGAAAAGGTCGTAGACGAGCTGGTGAAGCGGGGCGAGCTGGCCCCGTCGGAATCCAAGGCGCTGGTGGAACGGCTGGTAGAGCGCGGAGATGAAGAACGGGGTGTGTTCAAGTCTGCCGTGCAGGAGCAGGTTCAGCGGGTGCTGAAGGAGCTTAAGGTACCTGTACAGGAGGATATCACCAGGCTGGAGTCGCGCATTGCCCAGCTTGAGGGCCGTGTTGCCGAGCTTGAGGGCCGTGTTGCCGAGCTTGAGGGCAAGTCCCCCCAGGAGACCACCGTGCCGGAACAGCGTACGGAATAA